A region from the Triticum aestivum cultivar Chinese Spring chromosome 3D, IWGSC CS RefSeq v2.1, whole genome shotgun sequence genome encodes:
- the LOC123076858 gene encoding E3 ubiquitin-protein ligase sina-like produces the protein MEDVTMMGMEVFNCLACYLPLRPPIYQCSVGHFICCSCHDKLPAEERKCSTCSAAISQRCYGMERVVDSILLPCKHGCKKKIAYHHKAEHERNQCRNRPYVCPVSGCRFSGTNAQLLDHFTARHKWNTKRFVYSVAFDLQVQPGYHLLRGGDGRVFLLNMAPPESLGHAVSLVSVKPIARGHVIRCSVGFSRFSGHYQVTWLELGSLSRSDGLLAEYFFVVPKVSNGDVVLTITIDDGKLYEEDHDDDNYKDWEDEEVAYD, from the exons ATGGAGGATGTCACCATGATGGGGATGGAGGTCTTCAACTGCCTCGCGTGCTATCTGCCCCTCAGACCTCCGAtataccag TGTTCCGTGGGGCATTTCATCTGCTGCTCTTGCCATGACAAGCTTCCGGCGGAGGAGAGGAAGTGCAGCACGTGCTCCGCCGCCATCTCGCAGCGCTGCTACGGCATGGAGCGCGTCGTGGACAGCATCCTCCTTCCCTGCAAGCACGGGTGCAAGAAGAAGATCGCCTACCACCACAAGGCGGAGCACGAGAGGAATCAGTGCCGGAACCGGCCGTACGTGTGCCCGGTCTCCGGCTGCCGCTTCTCTGGGACCAACGCGCAGCTCCTGGACCATTTCACCGCCCGTCACAAGTGGAACACGAAGAGGTTCGTATACTCTGTGGCGTTCGATCTCCAGGTCCAGCCAGGCTATCATCTCCTCCGTGGCGGCGACGGCCGCGTCTTTTTGCTCAACATGGCGCCCCCGGAGTCGCTTGGTCATGCAGTCTCCCTCGTCTCCGTCAAGCCGATCGCTCGGGGACACGTGATCCGGTGCTCCGTTGGTTTCTCGCGCTTCTCTGGCCACTACCAGGTTACATGGCTGGAACTCGGGAGCTTGTCCAGGTCTGACGGGCTGCTGGCCGAGTACTTCTTCGTCGTGCCCAAGGTGTCCAATGGAGATGTCGTGCTCACCATCACCATAGATGACGGCAAGCTGTACGAGGAGGACCATGACGACGACAACTACAAGGACTGGGAGGACGAGGAGGTTGCATATGATTGA